One genomic window of Conexivisphaerales archaeon includes the following:
- a CDS encoding MFS transporter, with product MPAALGMNQLVSIYFVKAIRVFVFGMVSIMTPVYLSILGFSPFYVGLTLAAVVSGNIISNIILTWYSSRLGVKPVILLFSALMFISGLIFFFGRSLPAFVFASLIGNISVTGTEAGPFQSVETAVIPNYVTEIRTGRAYGAYNVIGYVASSIGALASSLPSHFNNSIAAFRTLYLVYGCVGLMMLLVYMRLNLQGNKGKDRKEITFSSVRKEARTDVATLSALYFADALGGGFVTQSLLSYWFYVFYQTSLSSLGLVFLVANVISAISTFAAPFIAERIGNLRTMVYTHLLSNSFLAGIPLAGSFELSVALLFLRQSLSQMDVPTRQAFMVEIFNQQERVAANAVTNTSRSFANLFGAPVTGYLLSAGFVSLPIICGALIKILYDVSIYSVYRKRVR from the coding sequence ATGCCGGCAGCACTTGGAATGAACCAGCTGGTCAGTATCTATTTTGTCAAGGCTATCAGGGTATTCGTCTTTGGCATGGTCAGCATAATGACTCCAGTCTACCTGAGCATTCTGGGGTTTTCTCCTTTTTACGTGGGACTCACACTTGCTGCTGTCGTTTCAGGAAACATTATTTCAAACATAATTCTGACATGGTACAGCAGCAGACTGGGTGTGAAGCCAGTGATTCTTCTCTTCAGTGCTCTGATGTTCATATCCGGACTCATCTTCTTCTTTGGGCGAAGCCTTCCGGCATTTGTTTTTGCGTCTCTGATAGGGAATATAAGCGTCACAGGGACAGAGGCGGGACCGTTTCAGTCGGTTGAAACAGCCGTCATACCCAATTACGTGACAGAAATCAGGACTGGAAGGGCTTATGGCGCCTATAACGTCATAGGTTACGTCGCTTCATCGATTGGAGCATTAGCATCTTCGCTTCCCTCTCATTTTAACAACTCGATAGCAGCATTTCGGACTCTCTATCTGGTTTATGGCTGTGTAGGTCTTATGATGCTGCTTGTCTACATGAGGCTGAACCTGCAGGGTAATAAGGGCAAAGATAGAAAGGAAATTACTTTTTCATCTGTAAGAAAGGAAGCAAGAACTGATGTAGCTACTCTTTCTGCACTTTACTTTGCTGATGCACTTGGAGGGGGGTTTGTTACTCAGTCACTCTTATCATACTGGTTCTACGTCTTCTACCAAACTTCGCTCAGCTCGCTTGGCCTAGTCTTCCTGGTTGCTAACGTTATATCGGCAATATCAACATTTGCAGCTCCTTTCATTGCTGAAAGAATCGGCAATCTAAGGACGATGGTCTACACTCATCTTCTATCTAATTCTTTTCTTGCGGGGATACCGCTTGCTGGTTCTTTCGAATTATCTGTAGCGCTACTATTCCTTAGGCAGAGCCTTTCTCAAATGGACGTACCTACGAGGCAGGCTTTCATGGTAGAAATATTCAACCAGCAGGAGAGAGTAGCTGCAAACGCAGTAACCAATACTTCAAGAAGCTTCGCGAATCTATTTGGCGCGCCGGTAACAGGCTATCTTCTTTCCGCAGGTTTTGTTAGTCTTCCGATAATTTGCGGCGCTCTTATCAAGATCCTGTACGATGTTTCGATATACTCTGTTTACAGAAAGAGAGTCAGGTAG